The proteins below come from a single Sorghum bicolor cultivar BTx623 chromosome 4, Sorghum_bicolor_NCBIv3, whole genome shotgun sequence genomic window:
- the LOC8078323 gene encoding putative RNA polymerase II subunit B1 CTD phosphatase RPAP2 homolog gives MFATTDRAAAHRTSPPSANLPTMSSPAAAAEAPRTVASAVLRIQIALLDGAAASNEALLHAVASALLSRADYDDVITERTIADACGNPACPDPLPSSGAAAAATGPRFHIALSEHHVYDLEEARKFCSDRCLVASKALAASLPHDRPYGVPLDRLAAVVALVEGASTAAGDGSGLGFQGVDGNGKMKDEGRKVEIKEKEVTGAGEVSLQDWIGPSDAIEGYVPRRERSAHGNRRLGIPVVCLPPPPRHTGA, from the coding sequence ATGTTCGCAACCACCGACCGCGCGGCCGCTCACCGGACATCGCCGCCTTCTGCGAACCTTCCCACGATGAGCTCCCCGGCCGCCGCGGCGGAGGCGCCGCGAACGGTGGCCTCAGCGGTGCTGCGCATCCAGATAGCGCTGCTGGACGGCGCCGCGGCGTCAAACGAGGCGCTCCTCCACGCGGTCGCCTCCGCGCTTCTCTCCCGCGCCGACTACGACGACGTCATCACCGAGCGCACCATCGCCGACGCCTGCGGCAACCCCGCGTGCCCCGACCCTCTCCCCTcctccggcgccgccgccgccgccacggggCCACGCTTCCACATCGCCCTCAGCGAGCACCACGTCTACGACCTCGAGGAGGCGCGCAAGTTCTGCTCCGACCGCTGCCTCGTCGCCTCCAAGGCACTAGCCGCCTCGCTCCCGCATGACCGGCCCTATGGGGTCCCGCTCGACCGGCTCGCTGCGGTTGTCGCGCTCGTCGAGGGCGCCTCCACCGCTGCCGGGGATGGGAGCGGGTTAGGGTTTCAGGGCGTGGATGGGAATGGGAAGATGAAGGACGAGGGAAGGAAGGTGGAGATCAAGGAGAAGGAGGTCACCGGGGCTGGGGAGGTTTCGCTGCAGGACTGGATTGGGCCCTCCGATGCCATTGAGGGTTATGTGCCACGCCGTGAGCGCAGTGCCCATGGGAATCGGCGTCTAGGCATTCCGGTTGTGTGTCTACCGCCGCCACCCCGCCACACAGGTGCCTAG
- the LOC8085590 gene encoding RING-H2 finger protein ATL3, giving the protein MSADDEPDSCYRWSRDFVVAHAIFASGLVTFPVAVLLLINRPHTGRAIFFAAFAALCTTSSLILCLRFYAELRRPPWPRWLSVAAPGGLQQQQQQQEEDEDDDADQASGVVAGEETTTTRATSHALRHPVERLVIHRARAEVHAALAAGRVPSYDYVGDGGRAEDCAVCLGDVEKGETVRQLPACQHVFHRDCIDPWLRAHATCPVCRSSVLPPPDRPVEIVWWTSEQFMSRPG; this is encoded by the coding sequence ATGTCTGCCGACGACGAGCCTGACAGCTGCTACCGGTGGAGCCGCGACTTCGTTGTCGCGCACGCCATCTTCGCCAGCGGCTTAGTCACGTTCCCGGTGGccgtcctcctcctcatcaaccGGCCGCACACGGGCCGCGCCATCTTCTTCGCCGCGTTCGCGGCCTTGTGCACCACCAGCAGCCTCATCCTCTGCCTCCGCTTCTACGCCGAGCtcaggcgcccgccctggccgcgCTGGCTCTCCGTCGCGGCGCCCGGCggtctgcagcagcagcagcagcagcaggaggaggacgaggacgacgacgctGATCAGGCGTCAGGTGTCGTCGCCGGGGAAGAAACGACGACGACGCGGGCGACGTCGCACGCCCTCCGCCACCCGGTGGAGCGGCTCGTGATTCACCGCGCGCGCGCGGAGGTGCATGCCGCCCTCGCCGCGGGGCGCGTCCCGAGCTACGACTACGTGGGCGACGGCGGCCGGGCCGAGGACTGCGCGGTGTGCCTGGGCGACGTGGAGAAGGGAGAGACGGTGCGCCAGCTGCCGGCGTGCCAGCACGTGTTCCACAGAGACTGCATCGATCCGTGGCTGCGAGCGCACGCAACTTGCCCGGTCTGCCGTTCCAGCGTGCTCCCGCCGCCCGACCGGCCGGTGGAGATCGTTTGGTGGACGTCGGAGCAGTTCATGAGCAGACCAGGATGA